CCTGGACGCGGGGAGTGCGGACAGACGTTGAAGAGCCGATAGAGCGGCAGTTGATCGGCGAACACAACAGCAGCACTCATTGTGCGAAGGGCGCCGGGTGCTCCCCGCAGCGAAATAAAGGAGGAGGCCGCAGGCCGGGGGACATTCGCGGAGGGGAGCACCCGGCGCCCTTCGCACGCACCCCGAACGCACGCATCACCGAAAACGACAAAGCCCTCCGAAGAGGGCTTTTCCACACAAGCGCAGAGCGCCTTACATCCCCACGTAGTTCGGCCCACCGCCACCTTCAGGCGTAACCCACACGATGTTCTGCGTCGGGTCCTTGATGTCGCAAGTCTTGCAGTGCACGCAGTTCTGCGCGTTGATTTGCAGTCGCTGCTTGCCGTCTTCCGTACCCACGAACTCGTACACGCCGGCCGGGCAGTAGCGGCTCTCGGGGCCCGCGAACTTCGCGAGGTTGACGTTGACCGGCACCGTCGCATCCTTCAGCGTCAGGTGGGCTGGCTGCTGCTCTTCATGGTTGGTGTTGCTGATGAACACGCTGGAGAGCCGGTCGAAGGTGAGCTTGCCGTCCGGCTTCGGATAGACGATGGGCTTGCACTCCGACGCGGGCTTCAGGTACTGGTGGTCGGGCTTGTTGCGGTGCAGCGTCCATGGAATGTGGCCCTTGAGCAGCCATTGCTCGATGCCGTTCATGAAAGTTGCAATGCCCAGGCCCTTCTTGAACCAGGCCTTGAAGTTGCGCGCCTTGTTCAGCTCGGCGTGCAGCCAGCTCTTCTCGAAGGCGGCCGGGTAGGCCGTGAGTTCGTCGTGCTGGCGGCCGGCCGTGACCGCGTCGAAGGCAGCCTCGGCGCACAGCATGCCGGTCTTGATCGCGGCGTGGCTGCCCTTGATGCGGCTCACGTTGAGGTAGCCGGCCTCGCAGCCGACCAGTGCGCCGCCCGGGAACACCGTCTTGGGCAGCGACATCAGGCCACCGGCCGTGATGGCGCGTGCGCCGTAGCCGATGCGCTTGGCCGGCTTGATGCCCTTGGCCTCGTCGCCTTCGAGATACCAGCGGATGTTGGGGTGCAGCTTCCAGCGCTGCATTTCCTCGAACGGGCTCAGGTAGGGGTTGCTGTAGTCCAGGCCCGTGATGAAGCCCATGGTGACCTTGTTGTCCTCCATGTGGTACAGGAAGGCGCCGCCGTAGGTGTTGTTGTCCATCGGCCAGCCGGCGGTGTGCAGCACGAAGCCGGGTTGATGGCGCTTCGGGTCGATTTCCCACACTTCCTTCACGCCGAGGCCGTAGGTCTGTGGATCCCTGCCCGCGTCGAGCTTGTACTTCGCGATGAGCTGGCGGCCCAGGTGGCCGCGCGCGCCTTCGGCGAACACCGTGTACTTGCCCAGCAGTTCCATGCCGAGCTGGAAGTTCTCGGTCGGTTCGCCGTCCTTGCCGACGCCCATGTTGCCGGTGGCCACTCCGCGCACCGAGCCGTCTTCGTTGTAGAGCACTTCGGCGGCCGGAAAGCCCGGGAATATCTCGACGCCGAGGTTCTCGGCCTGCTGCGCCAGCCACTTGGTGAAGGCGCCCAGGCTGATGATGTAGTTGCCGTGGTTCTGGAAGCAGGCCGGCAGGAAGAGGTTGGGAGTGCGCAGGCCCGATTTCTCGCCCAGGAACACCATCGCGTCGTCGGTCACGGGCTGGTTCAGCGGGGCGCCGAGTTCCTTCCAGTCGGGCAGCAGCTCGTTGAGCGCACGCGGGTCCATGATGGCGCCCGAGAGGATGTGCGCGCCGGGCTCCGAGCCCTTTTCGAGCACCACGACCGAAATCTCTTTTTCGTGCTGCGCGGCGAGTTGCTTGAGCCGGATCGCGGTCGAGAGGCCGGCCGGGCCGCCACCGACCACGACCACGTCGTATTCCATGGCTTCGCGAGGGCCGAACTGGGCGAGGATTTCGTCGTGGGTCATGTGGGTTGGGTCGATAATGATTTTTCGAGGCGCGGGGCTTCCCGGGTTGCGGGGCATTTTATGCGGCGTCCACGGGCGGTCCGTGTCACTCGTGGGCGGGGCGCTTGGGCGTCACCTGCGCGACTCCACAGGATTCAGTTCATGGCTTACAGCATCGATCTTTCCGGCCGCGTGGCCTTCGTCACCGGCGCCTCCAGCGGGCTCGGCGCCCAGTTCGCGAAAACCCTTGCCCGTGCCGGCGCCGCAGTGGTGCTGGCCAGCCGCCGCGTCGAGAGGCTCAAGGAACTGCGCGCACGCATCGAAGGCGAGGGCGGCGACGCCCACGTGGTCGAGCTCGACGTGACCGACATCGGCAGCATCAAGGCGGCGGTCGCGCGCGCCGAGACCGAGGTGGGCGCCATCGACATCCTGGTCAACAACTCGGGCGTGAGCACCACGCAGCGCCTGGAGGACGTGACCCCCGACGACTACGACTACATCTTCGACACCAACGTGAAGGGCT
This is a stretch of genomic DNA from Variovorax paradoxus. It encodes these proteins:
- a CDS encoding electron transfer flavoprotein-ubiquinone oxidoreductase; translated protein: MTHDEILAQFGPREAMEYDVVVVGGGPAGLSTAIRLKQLAAQHEKEISVVVLEKGSEPGAHILSGAIMDPRALNELLPDWKELGAPLNQPVTDDAMVFLGEKSGLRTPNLFLPACFQNHGNYIISLGAFTKWLAQQAENLGVEIFPGFPAAEVLYNEDGSVRGVATGNMGVGKDGEPTENFQLGMELLGKYTVFAEGARGHLGRQLIAKYKLDAGRDPQTYGLGVKEVWEIDPKRHQPGFVLHTAGWPMDNNTYGGAFLYHMEDNKVTMGFITGLDYSNPYLSPFEEMQRWKLHPNIRWYLEGDEAKGIKPAKRIGYGARAITAGGLMSLPKTVFPGGALVGCEAGYLNVSRIKGSHAAIKTGMLCAEAAFDAVTAGRQHDELTAYPAAFEKSWLHAELNKARNFKAWFKKGLGIATFMNGIEQWLLKGHIPWTLHRNKPDHQYLKPASECKPIVYPKPDGKLTFDRLSSVFISNTNHEEQQPAHLTLKDATVPVNVNLAKFAGPESRYCPAGVYEFVGTEDGKQRLQINAQNCVHCKTCDIKDPTQNIVWVTPEGGGGPNYVGM